The DNA segment TTTGACGGGTTGTCGATAACGGCAAACCAAATTAGCTCTGACATTATTCATGTTATAGAACAGCAAATACCAAACCAGGAGGTAGTGTAATATGAGCTTTGCAAAATCTAAATTTAAACATAAATCGCTGCCGGTAAATGACTTGGGGTTAACGTATCGAGATTACGAAGGCGCTATATCCACCCTATGTGCGGGTTGCGGTCATGATTCTATTTCATCAGCCATAGTTCATGCATGTGCTGAACTGTCGATAGAGCCACATAAAATTGCAAAAATGTCCGGTATTGGTTGCTCTTCTAAGGCACCAAATTACTTTCTAAATAACTCCCATGGTTTTAATACTGTGCACGGCAGAATGCCATCTGTCACTACCGGTGCAAATTTAGCTAATAAAGATCTAACTTATTTAGCCATGTCCGGGGACGGAGACAGCGCATCTATAGGCTTAGGTCAATTTGCCCATGTCGTAAGACGTCAGTTAAACATGGTATATATGGTTGCTAATAATGGCGTTTACGGTTTAACCAAAGGTCAACTGGCTGCCACCTCTGATCGAGGCGTTAAAAATAAAACTGGAGATATTAGCTTATTCAATGACATTGATTTGTGTACTATGGCTTTACAACTTGGTGCTTCGTTTGTTGCACGCTGTTTTTCTGGTGATAAAGCGCAATTAATACCAATTATCAAAGCAGCTATTGCCCATCAAGGTTTTGCCTTTATCGATATTATCTCACCTTGTGTAACATTTAATAATCATCCTGGTTCTACCCGCTCTTACGATTATGTACAAGAACATGTGACAACAGGAGCTGTGACAGATTTTGTCCCGACTAAAGAAGAAATCACAGCACAAACCCCAGAAGGCGAATTTGAAGATATTTGTTTACATGATGGCTCTTTAATGCGAATACATAAACTTGATAAAGATTATGACACATCAAACCGATTGAAAGCGATGACCGATGTTGAAGAGCATAAAGAACGAGGTGAAATTTTAACGGGTTTACTTTATTTAGACCCAACAGCAAGCACATTCCATGAATTGAATGACACTGCTGATACGCCAATGAATCAAGTTAAACAAGACCTACTCTGCCCGGGAGAGCGTGTATTAGGAACAATTAACGATAGTTTCAGGTAAAGGAGATTAAAGCTTCAAGCATTTCACTTGAAGCTTTATGAATTAGATTGTTTTTGCGATCACATCAAACTTACAGCTGATCACATTAACATTGGTATAACCTACTCGCATTAGAGACTCAGCAGCAAACGTTGCTCTGGCAGCAGAAGCACAGTGTAAATAAATAGCTGTGTTTTCTTCTTTTACCAGCTCCAGTATTTTCATCTCTAATAAACCACGAGGAATGTTAATAGCACCGGTTGCAGAGCCAGTAGCATATTCAGCAGGCTCTCTTACATCAATAAGTAAGCCCTTATTTTCTGACAATTCAATACGAGCCTGTTCGGCAGTTATTTTTCTAATATTTTTACTAACTTCTTTTAATAACTCAGGGATGGTTTTTAACATAAAAAATCCTGTTTTTTATTACTACTTAACACCAAATACCAATTACTGAATGAACTTGGTATAACTTTTCGGCATTATAATAAATAATTACTTTATTAACAGGTAATTCTGCGCTACTTTCTTTTCATCAATAATTCACAGGAATTTCAAGCTATCATGAACAACGGCATTGGCGGTTCAACCGCATCTGAAGAGTTAAAAAAATTAACGAATATGACCGCTGACATTCAGCCTATTTCGGCTGAAGAATATCAACAACGTATCGCTAAAGCCCAGCAGATAATGCAGCAAAATAATATTGCGGCAACCTATATCAATGCTGGGACGAACCTTTATTATTTCACCGGTACTCGTTGGTATGCTTCAGAACGTATGGTTGGAGCAATAATTCCAGCCAGTGGTGAGATAGTATATATTGCCCCGCACTTTGAAATTAGTACCCTTGAACAGTTTATGATCATTAAAGGTCAGGTCAGTAGTTGGCATGAACACGTCAGCCCTTATCAAACTTTTGCCCTAACGTTGGCGGCAATGGATATTACAACCGGTAACGTAGCTATTGATGAATCTACTGCATTTTTTATCGCCAATGGCATAAAGAATGCTGCACCACAACTT comes from the Thalassotalea nanhaiensis genome and includes:
- a CDS encoding rhodanese-like domain-containing protein, whose protein sequence is MLKTIPELLKEVSKNIRKITAEQARIELSENKGLLIDVREPAEYATGSATGAINIPRGLLEMKILELVKEENTAIYLHCASAARATFAAESLMRVGYTNVNVISCKFDVIAKTI
- a CDS encoding 2-oxoacid:ferredoxin oxidoreductase subunit beta yields the protein MSFAKSKFKHKSLPVNDLGLTYRDYEGAISTLCAGCGHDSISSAIVHACAELSIEPHKIAKMSGIGCSSKAPNYFLNNSHGFNTVHGRMPSVTTGANLANKDLTYLAMSGDGDSASIGLGQFAHVVRRQLNMVYMVANNGVYGLTKGQLAATSDRGVKNKTGDISLFNDIDLCTMALQLGASFVARCFSGDKAQLIPIIKAAIAHQGFAFIDIISPCVTFNNHPGSTRSYDYVQEHVTTGAVTDFVPTKEEITAQTPEGEFEDICLHDGSLMRIHKLDKDYDTSNRLKAMTDVEEHKERGEILTGLLYLDPTASTFHELNDTADTPMNQVKQDLLCPGERVLGTINDSFR